In the uncultured Methanobacterium sp. genome, one interval contains:
- a CDS encoding winged helix-turn-helix domain-containing protein produces the protein MRKLLWWLIAGSTGGPNRAKIIMTLHQRPYNANQLSEALNLNYKTVRHHIKVLEENNVITSAGKKKYGEMYFLSDEMERNYNTFQDIWKELGQNSVGE, from the coding sequence ATGAGAAAACTGCTCTGGTGGCTGATAGCTGGCTCAACAGGAGGGCCAAATCGGGCTAAGATCATCATGACATTACACCAACGTCCATATAATGCTAATCAGCTTTCAGAAGCTCTTAATTTAAATTATAAGACTGTAAGGCATCATATTAAAGTTCTGGAAGAGAATAACGTCATCACATCCGCGGGTAAGAAGAAGTACGGTGAAATGTACTTCCTTTCTGATGAGATGGAAAGAAATTACAACACATTTCAGGATATCTGGAAAGAACTGGGACAAAACTCAGTTGGAGAATAA
- a CDS encoding ABC transporter permease → MSYLKLILKNPFRNKTRGALAIVGIAIGIMVIVALGMVTGGLKMSTTSTLKAGAAEINVMQTGSGNFGSGRINETRVTDLQNMSGVKETAGLLKATNTSTSGSSVSTSSTGTSTGTASAGSGGPNSFGGLSVTGMNPDKLSLAGIENVTGSLYSTNSENEVIIGKTASTNLNKTVGDTINLFGKDFTITGVYETGSFMTDGGVFMSLTTLQNLTSNKNTVSTIAVKLNENANTTEVSKSIENTYPNELSTTTAEAMASRMNSALGTIDAATWAISLLAIIIGGVGVINTMIMSVFERTREIGVLKAVGWKERRILGMILGESVVLTLIAAVVGTIIAVVGVVVLLAFSFGGTIQPSFAPEIFLEAFVVAFVVGIIGGLYPAYRASRLSPTEALRYE, encoded by the coding sequence ATGTCGTACTTAAAGTTGATCCTAAAAAATCCCTTTAGGAATAAAACAAGAGGTGCCCTTGCAATTGTGGGTATTGCAATTGGAATCATGGTCATAGTGGCTCTGGGCATGGTCACTGGTGGCCTTAAAATGTCAACAACCAGCACCCTCAAAGCAGGAGCTGCTGAAATCAATGTAATGCAGACTGGTTCTGGTAACTTTGGATCAGGAAGGATCAATGAGACCCGTGTCACGGATTTACAAAACATGTCTGGAGTTAAGGAAACTGCCGGACTACTGAAGGCAACTAACACCTCTACCAGCGGATCATCAGTATCCACTAGTTCTACTGGGACATCTACTGGAACTGCCAGTGCAGGATCAGGGGGTCCAAATAGTTTCGGTGGACTTTCAGTAACCGGTATGAACCCGGATAAACTGAGCCTTGCAGGAATTGAGAACGTAACTGGATCGTTATACTCAACTAACAGTGAAAATGAAGTCATAATAGGCAAAACTGCTTCCACAAATCTTAATAAAACTGTGGGAGACACAATCAACTTATTCGGGAAAGATTTCACAATCACTGGAGTTTACGAGACTGGAAGCTTCATGACTGATGGTGGAGTGTTCATGTCCCTCACCACCCTACAGAACCTCACCAGCAACAAAAACACAGTGAGTACCATAGCGGTGAAGCTCAATGAAAATGCCAACACCACTGAGGTAAGTAAATCCATTGAAAATACTTATCCCAATGAACTGTCCACCACCACTGCCGAAGCAATGGCCAGCAGGATGAACAGTGCACTTGGCACCATAGATGCAGCCACATGGGCCATCTCCCTCCTGGCAATTATAATCGGTGGTGTGGGAGTGATAAACACCATGATAATGTCTGTTTTTGAAAGAACAAGGGAAATAGGTGTATTAAAAGCAGTGGGATGGAAAGAAAGGAGAATCCTGGGAATGATCCTGGGTGAATCAGTGGTTTTAACCCTCATCGCCGCAGTGGTGGGAACCATAATCGCAGTGGTGGGAGTGGTAGTACTACTGGCATTTTCCTTCGGAGGAACCATACAACCGTCCTTTGCACCGGAAATATTCCTGGAGGCATTCGTGGTTGCATTTGTAGTGGGAATAATCGGTGGATTGTACCCGGCATACAGAGCATCCCGACTATCACCAACCGAGGCGCTGCGCTATGAATAA
- a CDS encoding ABC transporter ATP-binding protein, which yields MNNQYSEDGTMDNDKNIIEIHDLKKSYDDGTIKALNGLNLEVKKGEFLSIMGPSGSGKSTLLNMIGALDVADEGSIHVAGIDLMKTKELSKFRSQEIGFVFQMHNLIPNLTILENVEIPLYETDLSSEQMRERAMELLKAVGLEDRIDQIPTKLSGGQRQRVAIARALVNRPSIILADEPTGSLDSQTGDVILKLLRDLHEKENVTLVMVTHEPYVGKMAERIVNVLDGKIKI from the coding sequence ATGAATAATCAATACTCTGAGGATGGAACTATGGATAATGATAAGAACATCATCGAAATCCACGATCTTAAAAAAAGTTACGATGATGGAACTATAAAAGCATTAAACGGTCTCAACCTGGAAGTGAAGAAGGGTGAATTTCTATCCATAATGGGACCCTCTGGTTCCGGGAAATCAACACTCCTCAACATGATCGGAGCCCTGGATGTGGCTGATGAAGGATCGATTCATGTGGCCGGTATTGACCTCATGAAGACCAAAGAACTGAGTAAATTTCGTTCCCAGGAGATTGGGTTTGTCTTCCAGATGCACAACCTGATACCGAACCTCACTATCCTGGAGAATGTGGAAATACCCCTGTATGAAACAGATTTATCCAGTGAACAGATGAGGGAAAGGGCAATGGAACTTTTAAAGGCAGTAGGCCTGGAGGACCGGATAGATCAGATACCTACCAAGCTCTCAGGTGGGCAGCGTCAGAGGGTGGCCATTGCCAGGGCACTGGTGAACCGCCCCTCCATAATCCTGGCCGATGAACCCACCGGGTCTCTGGACTCCCAGACTGGGGATGTAATCCTGAAACTCCTGCGTGACTTGCATGAAAAGGAAAATGTAACCCTGGTCATGGTAACTCATGAACCATACGTGGGAAAAATGGCTGAAAGGATTGTAAACGTGCTTGATGGGAAAATTAAGATTTAG
- a CDS encoding ABC transporter ATP-binding protein codes for MNYAIETAHLTKNYGDFNAVNDLEIKVPAGKVYGFLGRNGSGKTTTIRMIMGLIRPDNGNVKIFGRKIGRNRSQYLADIGAIIETPGFYPNLPAYENLEITAKMFKAPEERINEALETVGLKGYPGINNKKVGKFSLGMKQRLGIANALVHSPRILILDEPTNGLDPAGIIEMRKLIRHLSQSMGITILVSSHLLLEVQQIADYIGIIDQGKLIQEGSIDIVNANEQSFLALETDKLQKTGQLLKSLGFDYEKIDTGFKIFCNREENVIINKKLVDNQINVYNLESVSKTLEERFLGITNSQELVV; via the coding sequence ATGAATTATGCAATTGAAACTGCCCATCTCACCAAAAATTACGGTGATTTTAATGCAGTTAATGATCTGGAAATTAAGGTCCCAGCAGGAAAGGTTTACGGTTTCCTGGGAAGAAACGGATCCGGAAAAACCACAACAATAAGAATGATAATGGGTCTCATAAGGCCGGATAATGGAAATGTTAAGATTTTTGGTCGTAAAATCGGTAGAAACCGCAGTCAATATCTGGCAGATATAGGGGCCATAATAGAAACTCCAGGATTTTACCCCAACCTCCCAGCCTATGAGAACCTGGAGATAACTGCCAAAATGTTCAAAGCCCCTGAAGAGCGGATAAATGAGGCACTGGAGACAGTTGGATTGAAGGGATATCCTGGTATTAATAATAAAAAAGTGGGAAAATTCTCTCTGGGGATGAAACAACGTTTAGGCATAGCCAATGCCCTCGTACATTCTCCCAGAATACTCATCCTTGATGAACCAACCAATGGTCTAGATCCTGCAGGAATCATAGAAATGCGGAAGCTAATTCGCCATCTCTCCCAATCCATGGGCATAACCATATTAGTATCCAGCCATCTACTCCTGGAAGTACAGCAGATCGCCGATTATATTGGAATTATTGATCAGGGGAAGCTGATTCAGGAAGGCAGTATCGATATTGTAAATGCCAATGAACAAAGCTTCCTGGCCTTAGAAACTGACAAATTACAGAAAACTGGTCAACTACTAAAATCTCTAGGTTTTGATTATGAAAAGATAGATACTGGGTTTAAAATATTCTGTAATCGTGAAGAAAATGTAATAATAAATAAAAAACTGGTGGATAATCAAATAAACGTTTACAACCTGGAATCAGTTTCTAAAACACTTGAAGAAAGATTTTTAGGAATTACAAACTCACAGGAGCTTGTAGTATGA
- a CDS encoding ABC transporter permease: MIDLLQSEYKKYKNTYIYSLGLLGMISPVILIAIGTFMVRDDLITQGIYTWHSFFGRLVAFFVYLIGPLLTSFIAISAITHEYQSHTMGNMLTTPYSRLKIILGKLGYVSLLVIGFYVCVAVTNIICAVILGFTITNTELIDYTSYLMLAGVTTLVIVPLALLLTVVFRSFIPAMIISVAGTIPNFAVYHWDKCYLSPWGVPEVIVLKAAGYLNNIDTVYPLISILVYAGLFISALLIYFHYSDQY, encoded by the coding sequence ATGATAGATCTGCTTCAATCTGAATATAAGAAGTATAAAAACACTTATATTTACAGTTTAGGACTTTTAGGGATGATATCCCCGGTGATCCTCATTGCCATAGGTACCTTCATGGTAAGGGATGACCTGATTACTCAGGGAATTTATACCTGGCACTCCTTTTTTGGAAGGTTGGTAGCATTTTTTGTGTATTTAATTGGACCACTGCTTACTTCATTTATTGCAATAAGCGCGATTACACATGAATACCAGTCCCATACCATGGGAAATATGTTAACTACTCCATATTCGCGATTAAAAATTATTCTGGGGAAATTAGGGTATGTATCTCTCCTGGTAATTGGATTTTACGTTTGTGTGGCCGTAACTAACATCATCTGTGCTGTTATTTTGGGTTTCACTATAACTAACACGGAATTAATTGATTACACCAGTTATTTGATGCTGGCGGGGGTAACCACCCTGGTAATTGTGCCACTGGCACTGCTCTTAACTGTCGTATTCAGGAGTTTTATTCCCGCAATGATAATTTCAGTTGCAGGAACAATACCTAATTTCGCGGTTTATCACTGGGATAAGTGTTATCTATCGCCATGGGGTGTTCCGGAAGTAATAGTGTTAAAAGCAGCAGGATATTTAAATAATATAGACACTGTCTATCCGCTGATCTCTATTTTGGTATACGCGGGCTTGTTTATCAGTGCTCTTTTAATATACTTCCATTATTCCGACCAGTATTAA
- a CDS encoding winged helix-turn-helix domain-containing protein → MRRMLWYLIAGTRGGVNRAKIINFLNQRPYNVNQLAEMLSVDYKTIRYHIDVLEENEIVTPAGEKYGTMYFLTSKMEENYQTFLEIWEEVVNK, encoded by the coding sequence ATGAGACGGATGCTATGGTATTTGATTGCAGGCACCAGGGGTGGTGTAAATCGGGCAAAAATCATAAATTTCCTGAACCAGAGGCCATATAATGTTAACCAGCTTGCAGAAATGCTGAGTGTGGACTATAAAACTATAAGGTACCACATTGATGTTCTTGAAGAAAATGAAATAGTCACACCAGCCGGGGAGAAATACGGTACAATGTACTTTTTAACCAGTAAAATGGAAGAAAACTACCAGACTTTCTTAGAGATATGGGAAGAAGTGGTAAACAAATAA
- a CDS encoding ABC transporter permease, translating to MSNWLMSFRNLKRRRLRTVFTISGIAIGIALMVVLLSMLNGMDVRLTEQVKGLTGADLTVYNSTTQSGEGQGPQSMVIQPYDNINEADAEIVKNISGVDAVSLILTSNGFAKTSNNITQLRINGIEPDSYDYVSGGINVVSGSSLKPGDDNSVVLGKSVSDALGVGVDDKISLGNNENDTRKFTVVGIYETGMGIMDAAGYTSLDAAQNLTGKEGKISNIQVKTKNPKQVDEIANLIPGKIQGVKVITQKSILQKMTDMLNTIQVFVSSLGLIALLAGSFGVINTMLMSVYERTREIGILKAIGSRNSVIMKIFLIEAILIGLISSTVGCVLGIIIIYVFPLTDDIMAPMVSPSIIGISMALGLMVSALAGIYPAWRASKMNIVEAIKNV from the coding sequence ATGTCTAACTGGTTAATGAGTTTTAGAAATTTAAAAAGGCGTCGTTTACGCACAGTTTTCACAATATCGGGGATAGCGATTGGAATAGCTTTAATGGTGGTATTACTTTCCATGCTTAATGGTATGGATGTCAGGCTAACTGAACAAGTCAAGGGACTAACTGGAGCCGATCTTACAGTTTATAACTCCACCACTCAAAGTGGAGAAGGACAGGGACCTCAATCTATGGTAATTCAGCCTTACGATAATATAAATGAAGCAGATGCTGAAATTGTTAAAAATATTTCCGGGGTTGATGCAGTATCTTTAATATTAACTTCCAATGGATTTGCAAAAACTTCCAATAACATTACTCAACTGCGAATAAATGGAATTGAACCAGATTCCTATGACTATGTGTCAGGGGGAATAAATGTTGTATCCGGTTCTTCACTAAAACCGGGTGATGATAATTCAGTTGTACTTGGAAAATCAGTGAGTGATGCTCTGGGAGTGGGAGTTGATGATAAAATTTCCCTTGGCAATAACGAGAACGATACCCGAAAATTCACAGTTGTGGGAATTTATGAAACCGGAATGGGGATAATGGATGCTGCAGGATACACATCTTTAGATGCTGCTCAAAATCTAACTGGAAAAGAAGGGAAAATCTCCAATATTCAGGTTAAAACAAAGAATCCAAAGCAGGTAGATGAAATAGCAAATCTAATACCTGGAAAAATTCAGGGAGTCAAAGTAATCACTCAAAAATCAATACTTCAAAAAATGACCGATATGTTAAACACTATCCAGGTATTTGTCAGTTCTCTTGGACTCATTGCCCTTCTTGCAGGAAGTTTTGGAGTAATAAACACTATGCTAATGTCAGTTTATGAAAGAACCCGCGAAATTGGTATATTAAAAGCTATAGGTTCTAGAAATTCCGTAATAATGAAAATATTTCTCATTGAAGCAATACTAATTGGATTGATAAGCTCAACAGTGGGTTGTGTTTTAGGGATTATAATAATATACGTATTTCCTTTAACAGATGATATCATGGCCCCTATGGTTAGCCCATCAATTATAGGGATTTCAATGGCACTTGGACTTATGGTGAGTGCCCTTGCAGGGATATATCCTGCTTGGAGAGCTTCCAAAATGAATATTGTGGAGGCAATTAAAAATGTCTGA
- a CDS encoding ABC transporter ATP-binding protein, which produces MSENILKTIDLCKVYRRGKVDVHALKDANMEITNGEIVCLAGPSGSGKSTILNLLGGVDKPTSGKIMINGNDLTKMSETELSDFRLKNVGLVFQFFNLIPTLTAKENVEFPLILANVPQIERDSRAVELLELVGLGHRVDHKPEELSGGEQQRVAIARSLANNPSIIIADEPTGDLDSDTSSNFMDLVEDLNKKRGQTFIISSHDSMIIERVPRVYRIRDGKISN; this is translated from the coding sequence ATGTCTGAAAATATCTTAAAAACCATTGATCTATGCAAAGTATACAGAAGGGGCAAAGTAGATGTTCATGCCCTAAAAGACGCCAATATGGAAATAACAAATGGGGAAATAGTTTGCCTAGCAGGACCATCAGGATCAGGGAAAAGCACAATCTTAAATCTTTTGGGAGGTGTTGATAAACCTACTTCAGGCAAGATCATGATTAATGGTAATGATCTTACAAAAATGAGCGAAACTGAGCTTTCAGACTTCCGATTAAAAAATGTTGGGCTGGTTTTCCAGTTTTTTAATCTTATTCCAACATTAACTGCAAAAGAAAATGTTGAATTTCCATTGATACTAGCTAACGTCCCGCAAATTGAAAGGGATTCAAGAGCAGTTGAATTACTGGAACTTGTGGGTTTAGGACATCGTGTAGATCATAAACCTGAAGAATTAAGTGGAGGAGAACAGCAAAGAGTGGCTATAGCAAGATCCTTAGCCAATAATCCCTCAATAATAATTGCTGATGAGCCTACTGGAGATTTAGATTCAGATACTTCCAGTAACTTTATGGATCTTGTGGAAGATTTAAATAAAAAACGAGGTCAGACTTTCATAATTTCTTCACATGATTCCATGATCATTGAACGAGTTCCAAGGGTCTACAGGATTAGAGATGGTAAAATCAGTAATTAA
- a CDS encoding NAD(P)H-dependent oxidoreductase yields the protein MEISVILAHPYPESFNHAIYQTVLDCLKENGHQVHPHNLYEEGFNSLLEGPELATGETSDPLVLKHRHEITKAQGIIIIHPNWWGQPPAILKGWTDRVLRSGVAYQFEEGDDGSGVPEGLLVAEAAIVFNTSNTPGEREKLIFGDPLERIWKDCVFDFCGIKKFHRKMFRVVASSTVKERDSWLKEVKETINNYFPKG from the coding sequence ATGGAAATTTCAGTTATATTGGCCCATCCTTACCCTGAAAGCTTTAACCATGCCATTTACCAGACAGTTCTGGATTGTTTGAAAGAAAACGGACACCAGGTTCATCCCCACAATCTTTATGAAGAAGGGTTTAACTCTCTCCTTGAGGGTCCTGAACTTGCCACTGGGGAAACATCCGACCCCCTGGTTTTAAAACATCGTCATGAGATAACAAAGGCCCAGGGTATTATTATCATACACCCCAACTGGTGGGGTCAGCCCCCAGCAATATTAAAAGGGTGGACAGACCGGGTGCTTAGATCAGGTGTGGCCTACCAGTTTGAAGAGGGGGATGATGGTTCAGGAGTACCAGAAGGTTTACTGGTAGCAGAAGCAGCCATTGTATTTAACACTTCCAACACCCCTGGAGAAAGGGAGAAACTAATTTTTGGCGACCCACTGGAGAGGATATGGAAGGACTGTGTATTCGATTTCTGTGGAATAAAGAAGTTCCACCGGAAAATGTTCCGCGTGGTGGCCAGCAGCACTGTGAAGGAACGTGATTCATGGTTAAAAGAGGTTAAGGAAACCATTAACAACTACTTCCCGAAGGGGTGA